Below is a window of Primulina huaijiensis isolate GDHJ02 unplaced genomic scaffold, ASM1229523v2 scaffold40101, whole genome shotgun sequence DNA.
ACTAAATTTGACTAAAATTCacccaattttttttctcaataaaATGGAGACGTGagaatgaaatgaaatgaaatcatttttaataatcaaatcattatttttaactaaattgaaaataatagctacaaaaaaatgttattgttattgttattgttattattatttactaaaaataaaataatggttattgatgctattttaattattatgaaattattgttattttttaattaatataaatttatacaacaataataatactttttcgttGGACTTTGATTTAAACCAGCcgaaaaacttattttaaattttaaatgagcTTTAAATCTAAAAACCCAACAAACttttcaaatgaaaatatttttttattttcagccGCCTAAGTCCGTGTAGATGCCTAGATGGCCAATTAACACTTTTTTGAAGCGGTCGACCGGCGTCTAAGCGGTAGCCTATGCCGATTTTTATATTActtgttaaattaaatataagaaaCTTTTGGTAGAAATATAAGAGTGAGAAGTTTGGAAATAACATTCTCATTTAAATGTGATGTCAAAGTGGAGacaaaaaatacataattttaaaaaccttattGGAGTGAGACAGGCTTCCCATGATCGTATAGTATATTGATAAAATTTACAGCTATACTTTTAATGAAAATGACAATTGTTGTACCCAAAAAAATCTACAGTAAGAATTGTCAcatcaaaaaataatatgattatgtTATGGAAAAGGAGGAGGAAGCAGCCTTCAGTTTGAACTATTCCATTGCAAGTACCCATGAATCAATTGCGATGGCATTGGCCCCTACCCTCTTTTAGACTATGGTTTTTACACTTGGAAATTACAAGCATCGCACGTGCCTAATATTATATTAGTTTATATGGTTTCAACACCAAAAGTATGTTAGTTTATACACAAAAGGACCAATGCCTGATTTatattttgagaaataaatgTTTGTTTTATCTACTAATGTTAATTAAGTCCATCGATAACGTGGGGTATATACGGTAAATTCTACACAATTTATACTAAGCTCAATGAAAACGTTGGGCAACAAACCTTTTGTTTTTAAGATATTGTACTAATTTCTCTAAATTTCGACTTTTGTCTCAACCCAATACATCACTTCAATCCATGGATTTACTGCAAAGCAATGTACTTGTTGCAGTTAACAGAAGGTGCTACATAAGGTTGTGCTACAAAAGAGTCGGAGTCATAAAGTCTGACAGAGAAATGCCGAAGAAAATAATGGAGCTCGGCCGTTTATACATANGTAAAGGTTCCAAGAACAGATAAAATGGTGCCAAGAATGTGGTAGCAGTGGGAACAGAGTCACATGATACCTTACATCCTCCCGCATCTACCTACTATGCACATTAATTTCTAAAAGATTATCTTTTTCTGCAGTTCATCACCAACACTCGATTCGCTGTTTCGGGATAGAATAACACATTTGGATGGAAGTAAACGGGGCATCCCCTTTAGCACTCTGCTTCAGTAGATGACTCATCCTAACACTCCAGATAAaaaatcacaaatgagagatgcTTACTTCTGGGATTGGCCAGTGAATAACCGATTCAACAGCAACAACCATGGCATGTACAAAATCATCACCCCTAGTAGCGATGGCAGTAAATCCTCGAACTGTCGGATAGGAATTTACCTGTGCAGGAAAACAGATAGTTGGCAGtcgaaaatatttcaagaagcCGAACAGGCCCAAGAAGAAGAATTTGCAATTGTTCGAGAGACAAATTGAAAATTAATGGTTAAATAATGTCTTCTTTATCCAGAGAATATGTTTCCGCCCATGAAATCGACGAAACAAAATCTTGACAAAAGGTGTAGGCAAGTAGGAAACATAGCATGGAGCATACCTTTTGATAAAGAGAAAGCCATTCATTAGTCGAATCATCGGTAACTGTACCCCCAATCACTAAATTCGTCGTTTGTCTAACCCTTCCATCTGTCTTTGAAATTTCTGATAATTTTGAAAGATGTACTCAAAAACCCCTTTCCAAATACAAATTCTATTATGTAAAATTAAAGAATGCAAGCACAACACAGCAAAGTCTATTGCACCCCTCAAATAAAATGCCTCGAAGATTTTAAGCGAACTATTTTCCCTTGAATTCCACACAAGCCCAGTTTTTCAAGCAATTGAGCATTCTCACCACAGGTGAAACAAGCGCACAAGCTGCTCAAGAAAAGCAACACCCAGCCGCCGCtcgaacaagaaaaaaaatccatatttatttatttgctgCCGAAATAAGTTAATTTGCCAAAACATGCACCTGAAATCGCCTTCAACACCGCTTTCTGAGGTGGTTCTTGTTCATAATCGTCGCCAGAAGAAGATGCGCTTCCAAAATTTGT
It encodes the following:
- the LOC140969051 gene encoding uncharacterized protein, whose amino-acid sequence is MSNFTPTISAHQKISTLKPNCGCKAAICSRNEVSVSAKSSQFARNRTNFGSASSSGDDYEQEPPQKAVLKAISEISKTDGRVRQTTNLVIGGTVTDDSTNEWLSLYQKVNSYPTVRGFTAIATRGDDFVHAMVVAVESVIHWPIPEVSISHL